From the genome of Lentilactobacillus buchneri, one region includes:
- a CDS encoding Ppx/GppA family phosphatase: protein MENLVILDIGSNSVRMAINQISDDGSYREIKRIKSDSRLSEGMGRGKILQPAAMERTIKSLLDFKQIYSQYEAKRVIGIATAAVRQAKNQAKFLKAVSERIGISLQVLSGNQEAYYDYLGVINRLGIRNCLILDIGGASCELIRVNEGKSSNLTSIPIGAVNITERYHLNDNITGANLFNAQFNIRKIYSRIDWLNRAAHQPLVLLGGANRTLARINRRRQNMVRIDAIHGYHLTAEQVNRTYLNLLKGNVNRRRKIQGLEHDRADIIVGGLLPLIVLMDKIDAKKVLFSESGVREGIITEYIQKEYGIE from the coding sequence ATGGAAAACCTTGTAATTTTGGATATTGGCTCAAATTCGGTCAGAATGGCAATCAATCAAATTTCTGATGATGGCAGTTATCGTGAAATCAAACGCATCAAAAGTGACAGTCGCCTTTCCGAAGGCATGGGCAGGGGCAAGATCCTCCAGCCGGCAGCCATGGAACGGACGATTAAGTCACTGTTAGATTTTAAACAAATCTATTCTCAATATGAAGCCAAACGGGTCATTGGAATTGCCACGGCCGCCGTTCGCCAAGCCAAAAACCAGGCGAAGTTTTTAAAGGCCGTTTCTGAGCGCATTGGTATTTCGCTTCAGGTCCTTTCGGGCAATCAAGAGGCCTATTACGATTATCTGGGCGTGATTAATCGATTAGGAATCAGGAATTGTCTGATCCTAGACATTGGCGGCGCCAGTTGTGAACTCATTCGGGTCAATGAGGGCAAAAGCTCAAATCTCACCAGCATTCCAATTGGTGCAGTGAATATCACTGAAAGATATCATTTAAATGATAATATTACCGGTGCGAATTTATTTAACGCCCAATTTAATATCAGGAAGATTTATTCAAGAATTGATTGGTTGAATCGTGCGGCCCATCAGCCGTTAGTTCTCTTGGGCGGTGCCAATCGGACCTTGGCGAGAATCAATCGCCGTCGCCAAAATATGGTTCGAATTGATGCAATTCACGGTTATCATTTAACTGCTGAACAAGTTAATCGAACCTATCTGAATTTATTGAAGGGCAACGTCAATCGGCGCCGGAAAATTCAGGGGCTTGAGCACGACCGGGCCGACATTATTGTCGGCGGCCTGTTGCCGTTGATTGTTTTAATGGACAAAATTGATGCCAAAAAAGTCTTATTTTCAGAAAGTGGTGTCAGAGAAGGCATCATTACCGAGTACATTCAAAAAGAATACGGCATCGAGTAA
- the trpS gene encoding tryptophan--tRNA ligase — MTKKIILTGDRPTGKLHIGHYVGSLKNRVELQNSGDYETFIMIADMQALTDNARDPEKIRHSLIQVALDYLAVGIDPQKSTILVQSQIPALPELTQHYSNLVTVSRLNRNPTVKNEIKQKKFGQSVPVGFAMYPISQAADITAFKATTVPVGDDQEPMLEQTREIVRTFNSVYNDDILVEPEGYFPPKGMGRIPGLDGNAKMSKSLGNAIYLADDEDTIQKKVMSMYTDPNHIHVEDPGQVEGNTVFTYLDIFDPDKRKVQELKDQYSHGGLGDVKIKRYLNDVLQAELKPIRERRQRYAEDEQGVYQILKKGSEHANEVANQTLKEVRDAIGINYFD; from the coding sequence ATGACGAAGAAAATTATTTTGACAGGTGACAGACCCACAGGCAAACTACATATTGGTCATTATGTGGGCTCATTAAAGAACCGAGTTGAGCTCCAAAACTCTGGGGACTACGAAACATTTATTATGATCGCCGATATGCAGGCATTAACAGACAATGCCCGTGATCCTGAAAAGATCCGCCACAGTTTGATTCAAGTGGCATTGGATTATTTGGCCGTTGGAATTGACCCCCAAAAATCAACTATCCTGGTTCAATCCCAGATTCCGGCTTTACCGGAATTGACGCAGCATTATTCTAATTTGGTGACCGTTTCCCGCCTGAATCGGAACCCAACCGTTAAGAATGAAATTAAACAAAAGAAGTTCGGCCAAAGTGTGCCGGTTGGCTTTGCCATGTATCCAATCAGCCAAGCCGCTGATATTACCGCTTTTAAGGCCACAACTGTTCCGGTCGGTGACGATCAAGAACCAATGTTGGAGCAAACCCGTGAAATCGTCAGAACTTTCAACTCCGTTTATAATGATGACATTTTAGTCGAGCCAGAGGGTTATTTCCCACCAAAGGGAATGGGCCGAATTCCCGGCTTGGACGGGAATGCCAAAATGAGCAAATCTTTGGGCAACGCGATTTATTTGGCCGACGATGAAGACACCATCCAAAAAAAGGTCATGTCCATGTACACCGATCCAAATCACATTCACGTTGAAGATCCCGGCCAAGTCGAGGGCAACACGGTCTTCACCTACTTGGATATTTTCGATCCTGACAAACGAAAAGTTCAGGAACTAAAAGATCAATACAGCCATGGTGGCCTTGGGGATGTTAAAATTAAACGTTACTTAAACGATGTCTTGCAAGCCGAACTCAAACCAATTCGTGAGCGCCGTCAGCGTTACGCTGAAGATGAGCAGGGTGTCTATCAAATTCTCAAAAAGGGCAGTGAACACGCTAACGAGGTTGCCAATCAAACCCTTAAAGAAGTTCGCGATGCCATTGGCATTAACTATTTTGACTAA
- the helD gene encoding RNA polymerase recycling motor HelD, whose amino-acid sequence MENNEKQIEQSRVDKVVTKIDQKIISTDDELNRAHAETKKVQQTYSDNTSVNYFEVDDRIETSAELQQQRGLVSRLTENESILKNQLSTLKDLKKSPYFGRIDIQDEDEDETEKLYIGIASFENEDGEFLVYDWRAPISSVYYNGTLGEVAYDTPMGRQQTNLKKKRQFQIVDGQIRNMFDTNETVGDEMLQSALGEQNDEYMQNIVATIQHEQNDIIRDTTSNLLVVQGVAGSGKTSAILQRIAFLLYHSRDTLEADQIILFSPNKLFSHYISEVLPSLGERNMRQVTFDEFIDNRLKGLNVQSLFERYETDGNLTEQQRLVRGFKESAKFMDELQEYCDNLQPAQIFFSDIIFNESTFFSKQEIQDIFDSFPKAAKVYDRFLHTKNELIKRLKRRIDDETKADWVNDEIDQMSNEKYHDLLAGKELGEFQNEDAERFFIARKIVSARLRVVYDAIFNDNFFDAYLQYADFLKKVDLPQNIETPQWLQSVDEFNHSIEFHAIKLDDCAPLLYMRDYMSNSGQNNTMKYLFVDEMQDYSVAQLKYLRYAFPKTKWTLLGDSEQALFKDVEQPKEILDKLNAAFHVRRSRLISLMRSYRSTLPITNFAKSILPNGDDIEAFTRPGDIPELVLTSDFNDGIKQLEKVIADQRKQYATVAVLTKNMTEAQQVYERLHALGDVTLLQDADRTLPKGILVLPIYLAKGLEFDSVIAWDTSEKNYSDESLLGTLYTIITRAMHHLTLISLGDVTPLISDESLTDRKIKIEKKIRK is encoded by the coding sequence TTGGAAAATAATGAAAAGCAAATCGAACAGTCACGTGTGGACAAAGTGGTGACCAAAATTGACCAGAAAATCATCAGCACGGATGACGAACTTAACCGTGCCCACGCAGAAACCAAAAAGGTTCAGCAGACTTATTCCGACAATACCTCGGTTAACTATTTTGAGGTGGATGATCGAATTGAAACCAGTGCCGAACTCCAGCAGCAGCGGGGTTTGGTTTCTCGTTTAACCGAAAATGAAAGCATCTTAAAAAATCAGCTTTCAACTTTGAAAGATCTCAAAAAATCCCCGTACTTTGGCCGGATCGATATCCAAGACGAGGACGAGGACGAAACCGAAAAATTGTATATCGGCATTGCTTCATTTGAAAATGAAGACGGTGAGTTTCTGGTGTACGACTGGCGGGCACCTATCTCCAGTGTTTACTACAACGGCACCCTGGGTGAAGTCGCTTATGATACCCCAATGGGCCGACAGCAAACCAATTTAAAAAAGAAGCGTCAGTTCCAAATTGTCGACGGTCAAATCCGCAACATGTTTGACACCAACGAAACGGTTGGCGATGAAATGCTTCAAAGTGCTTTGGGTGAACAAAACGACGAATACATGCAAAATATCGTCGCCACCATTCAGCACGAACAAAACGATATTATTAGAGATACCACCAGTAATCTGCTGGTGGTTCAAGGGGTTGCCGGATCGGGGAAAACCTCCGCCATTTTACAGCGAATTGCCTTTTTGCTGTATCATAGCCGCGATACGCTTGAAGCCGACCAAATTATTTTGTTCTCTCCAAATAAATTATTCAGCCACTATATTTCCGAAGTGCTCCCCAGCTTGGGTGAACGCAATATGCGCCAAGTCACCTTTGATGAATTTATTGATAACCGACTAAAGGGCCTCAACGTTCAAAGTTTATTTGAACGATACGAAACTGATGGTAACTTGACCGAACAGCAGCGATTGGTTCGCGGCTTCAAAGAATCTGCCAAATTTATGGACGAACTCCAGGAATACTGTGATAATCTCCAGCCAGCCCAAATCTTCTTCAGTGACATCATTTTTAACGAATCAACCTTCTTTAGCAAACAGGAAATTCAAGACATTTTCGACAGTTTTCCCAAAGCAGCCAAAGTTTATGATCGCTTCTTACACACCAAGAATGAATTGATCAAGCGACTCAAACGCCGGATCGACGACGAAACCAAGGCTGATTGGGTCAACGACGAAATCGATCAAATGAGTAATGAGAAGTACCACGATCTCTTGGCCGGCAAAGAGCTGGGTGAGTTCCAAAATGAAGATGCCGAGCGCTTCTTCATTGCCCGAAAAATTGTCAGTGCCCGCCTGCGGGTGGTCTACGATGCGATCTTTAACGACAACTTCTTCGATGCCTACCTGCAGTACGCCGACTTCTTGAAAAAAGTCGATCTGCCGCAAAACATTGAAACGCCGCAGTGGCTGCAGTCCGTTGACGAGTTTAATCATTCAATTGAATTTCATGCCATCAAATTGGACGATTGTGCGCCGTTGCTTTACATGCGCGACTATATGTCTAACAGCGGACAGAACAACACTATGAAATACCTGTTTGTCGATGAAATGCAGGATTATTCAGTGGCTCAACTCAAATACCTGCGCTACGCCTTTCCAAAGACAAAGTGGACACTATTGGGCGACAGTGAGCAGGCCCTGTTCAAAGACGTTGAACAGCCAAAAGAAATTCTTGATAAATTAAACGCCGCTTTCCATGTGCGCCGGTCCCGACTAATCAGTTTGATGCGGTCGTATCGCTCAACGCTGCCGATTACCAACTTTGCCAAATCCATTTTGCCTAACGGAGATGACATTGAGGCCTTCACCCGCCCCGGCGACATTCCGGAATTGGTTTTGACATCCGACTTCAATGACGGCATCAAGCAGCTTGAAAAAGTAATCGCTGACCAACGCAAGCAATACGCCACCGTTGCTGTTTTAACCAAAAACATGACCGAGGCCCAGCAGGTCTATGAACGACTGCATGCCTTAGGAGATGTTACGTTATTGCAGGATGCGGACAGAACACTTCCAAAGGGCATTTTGGTGCTGCCAATCTATTTGGCAAAGGGCTTGGAATTTGATTCCGTGATCGCTTGGGATACCTCTGAGAAGAACTATTCCGATGAAAGTTTGCTTGGAACCCTCTACACGATTATCACCCGGGCTATGCACCACTTAACCTTGATCAGTCTGGGCGACGTAACCCCGCTGATTTCCGATGAGAGTTTAACTGATCGCAAGATTAAAATCGAAAAAAAGATTCGGAAGTAA
- a CDS encoding phosphoglycerate dehydrogenase yields MKILDLFNLTAEQQAKLTALGDVQVIEPADLNTSNVKSVDAIYGWNQQARTVLGESPKLKFVQSNSAGVDYMPLNDFADKEITLANVSGIHAEPISEMVIAYVLAFARGIVTTQAARRDQKWLGDQVRMQNYTIKNRTAVIFGTGHIGRAIAEKLQAFGTKTVGVSRHGKPTAHFDQVVGDDQGVVQAAKADFVINIMPLTPATHHFFDQAFFDQMRNQPIFINVGRGPSVDTEALIAALNQHQLAGAGLDVFESEPLPSDSPLWGMDNVILTPHISGGFQEYGDEAFGILYQNLTSFIQTGKVAVNKVDLSAGY; encoded by the coding sequence ATGAAGATTCTGGATTTATTCAATTTAACGGCCGAACAGCAGGCCAAACTCACAGCGCTTGGCGATGTGCAGGTCATCGAACCGGCTGATTTGAATACCAGCAATGTCAAAAGTGTCGATGCAATCTATGGTTGGAATCAGCAAGCCCGCACCGTGCTGGGTGAATCGCCGAAGCTGAAATTTGTGCAGTCAAATTCTGCCGGGGTCGACTACATGCCATTGAACGACTTCGCGGATAAAGAAATTACCTTGGCCAACGTCAGCGGCATCCACGCCGAACCCATCAGTGAAATGGTGATCGCCTACGTTTTGGCATTTGCCAGGGGCATCGTCACCACTCAAGCGGCCCGCCGTGATCAAAAGTGGCTCGGTGACCAAGTTCGAATGCAGAACTACACAATCAAAAATCGAACCGCGGTGATTTTTGGAACGGGCCATATTGGTCGGGCAATCGCCGAAAAGCTCCAAGCTTTCGGTACCAAAACGGTTGGCGTCAGCCGGCATGGCAAACCCACGGCTCATTTTGACCAAGTGGTTGGAGACGATCAAGGAGTAGTGCAAGCTGCCAAGGCAGATTTTGTGATCAATATCATGCCATTAACCCCGGCAACTCATCATTTCTTCGACCAGGCGTTCTTTGATCAAATGCGCAACCAGCCAATCTTTATTAACGTCGGTCGGGGTCCATCGGTGGACACCGAGGCGTTGATTGCAGCACTGAACCAACACCAACTGGCTGGTGCCGGGCTGGACGTTTTTGAATCAGAGCCGTTACCGAGTGATTCACCACTCTGGGGGATGGATAACGTCATTTTAACGCCACATATTTCCGGTGGCTTTCAAGAATATGGTGATGAGGCATTTGGCATTTTGTATCAAAACCTGACCAGCTTCATCCAAACCGGCAAAGTTGCTGTGAACAAGGTTGATTTATCTGCAGGATACTAA